The genomic DNA TTCGGTCTCGCTTAGCCGCGCGTAGTCACGGACCATTGCCAGGTCGCGAGCCAGCAGGGCGAAGGGCTTGTCGAAGCGCCGCTTGCGTTGCCGCAACCGGGCGACCGCGGCCTCGTTGGCGGCGTCACAGGCAAGATGGAAGCCGCCGATCCCCTTGACCGCGACGATCGCGCCGGCGGCGATGAGGTCCCGAGCGTGTGAGATCGCGTCGCGCCCGTCAGGATCGCGAAGCGGCGCACCCTCTTCATCCTCGAGCCACAGACGGGGCCCGCAGACGGCGCAGGCATTGGGCTGGGCATGAAAGCGCCGGTCGGCCGGACTGCCGTACTCCGCGGCGCAGTCGGCGCAGAGGGGAAAGGCGGCCATGCTGGTGTTGGCGCGGTCGTAGGGAATGGCGCGAAGGATGGAAAGCCGCGGCCCACAGTGCGTGCAGTTGGCGAAGGGATAGCGATAGCGCCGGTCGCCCCGGTCCATGACCTCGGACAGACAGGCCGGACAGGTCGCAGCATCGGGGACCACGCCAGTGCGGACGGCGCCGCCCGCGCTCTCGACGATGATGAAGTCGGCGCGCTCGGCCGCCTGATCCAGGGGCGCGACCTCGATGCGGTCGATCCGCGACAGCGGCGGCGCCTCGCGCGGCAGGCGATCGAGCAACCCCTGCAACCCGCTGGCCGGACCCCAGGCGCGGACGAGGACCCCGTCGCCGTCGTTGCGCACCTCGCCGGCCAGCCCCAGGTCCCGGGCCAGGCGCCAGACGCTGGGACGGAAGCCCACGCCCTGGACCAGGCCGCGGATGCGGACCGCAAAGCCCTCGGCCGTCGTGGTGTCTGCCGCCGACGAAGGCGCGCCCATTTCTCAGCAGATCCGCGGCAGCTGCTCGCCGGTCAACCAGTCGACCATGCGCTGCCCGCCGAAGCCGGTCTCCATCTGCACGAAGGCGTGTTCGTCCGCGACCACCTCGCCGATGACCGAGGCGTCGCGGCCCAGCGGGTGAGCGCGCATGACCGACAGGAGGCGCTCGGCCTTCGCGGCGGGGCAGATCGCGACCAGCTTGCCTTCGTTGGCGACGTAGAGCGGATCGATCCCCAGCAGCTCGCAGGCGGCCGCCACGTCGGGCTTGATCGGGATGTCGGCTTCGCGGATCCGCATGCCGACGCCCGATTGCTGGGCCAATTCGTTGAGCGTCGTGCCCAGGCCGCCGCGCGTCGGGTCGCGCAGGCAATGGATCGAGGGAACCGCCTCGACCATGGCGGCGACCAGACCGTGCAGGGCCGCGCTGTCCGAGCGGATCTCGGTCTCGAACTCCAGGTTCTCGCGCTTCGAGAGGATGGCGATGCCGTGGTCGCCGATGCTGCCGCTGACCAGGATCGCGTCGCCCGGCTCGGCGCGATCGCCGGAGATCTCGATCCCGTCGGGCACCACGCCGACGCCCGTGGTGGTGATGAAGA from Kiloniellales bacterium includes the following:
- the hypE gene encoding hydrogenase expression/formation protein HypE; its protein translation is MSHGGGGRATAQLVAELFLRHFDNALLDQGNDQACFQAPSGRMVMTTDGHVVSPLFFPGGDIGALAVHGTINDVAMAGARPLHLSAAFILEEGFPLAELERIVISMAGAAKAAGVAVVTGDTKVVEAGKGDGVFITTTGVGVVPDGIEISGDRAEPGDAILVSGSIGDHGIAILSKRENLEFETEIRSDSAALHGLVAAMVEAVPSIHCLRDPTRGGLGTTLNELAQQSGVGMRIREADIPIKPDVAAACELLGIDPLYVANEGKLVAICPAAKAERLLSVMRAHPLGRDASVIGEVVADEHAFVQMETGFGGQRMVDWLTGEQLPRIC